A single window of Paenibacillus sp. SYP-B4298 DNA harbors:
- a CDS encoding glycerophosphodiester phosphodiesterase encodes MNNLCVAHRGASGEAPENTIIAARIAMSYPFVQWMEIDVQLSKDGVPVVIHDDRVNRTTNGRGKVAELTAAELGRLDAGRWFGQSFAGERLPTLDQMLEATAGRCRLNIELKSLNGNYPLLEQKVIELLYKRQLQYDTVITSFDPDSLYKVKQISPELVTGLIIDSAPRQLLAELNRLECGFLSIGYAQVTPVRLQEWRQAGLKVMAWTVNDVSAIRRLARMDPDLMICTNYPDRYALAMS; translated from the coding sequence GTGAATAATCTATGTGTGGCGCACCGGGGAGCCTCGGGAGAAGCGCCTGAGAATACAATTATTGCTGCGCGCATTGCGATGTCGTATCCTTTTGTACAGTGGATGGAGATCGATGTTCAGTTGTCAAAGGATGGTGTTCCGGTCGTCATTCATGATGACCGGGTGAACCGGACAACCAATGGAAGGGGCAAGGTGGCGGAGCTGACGGCTGCTGAATTGGGGCGGTTGGACGCTGGACGCTGGTTCGGGCAATCCTTCGCCGGAGAACGGCTGCCGACTCTGGATCAGATGCTGGAGGCTACGGCAGGGCGCTGCCGGCTTAATATCGAGCTGAAGTCGCTCAATGGCAACTACCCGCTGCTGGAGCAGAAGGTAATTGAACTGCTGTACAAGCGACAGTTGCAATATGATACCGTCATTACCTCCTTTGACCCGGACTCCTTGTACAAGGTCAAGCAGATTAGTCCGGAGCTGGTGACCGGCCTGATTATTGATTCTGCACCAAGGCAACTGTTGGCGGAGCTGAACAGGCTGGAGTGTGGCTTTCTATCGATCGGATACGCCCAGGTCACGCCTGTCCGGCTGCAGGAATGGCGGCAGGCCGGACTGAAGGTGATGGCGTGGACTGTGAATGATGTCAGCGCGATCCGCAGGCTTGCCCGCATGGACCCCGATCTGATGATATGTACGAATTATCCTGACCGCTATGCGCTTGCAATGAGCTGA
- a CDS encoding HD domain-containing phosphohydrolase, translating to MGDEPRINHVLKPVRNELDAEYLLRIIFDYTTKIANERSLQRVLVLMADMGRQMIQADRCTVWVIDQSRKELFTTVAHGVTELRIPIDSGLVGYSIMSGEPLLIEDATTDPRHNTDSDRLTGYVTRSVITVPFVSSSGEIIGAYQALNKLGTDGRFKPQDLEYLTLAASYAGKSLESVMLQEEIVSTQRELILALGEIGESRSKETGHHVKRVAEYSYVLALALGLSIEEAEHLKMASPMHDIGKIAIPDSILNKPGKLTEQEFELMKTHTVIGHHMLGGSNRELLRSAALIAYQHHEKWDGTGYPLGLRENDIHLYGRITAVADVFDALGSDRIYKKAWELERIIELMREERGRHFDPRIIDVFFSKLPTLLSIRSKYRDEFPTPPS from the coding sequence ATGGGCGATGAACCACGAATCAATCATGTACTCAAGCCAGTACGCAACGAACTCGACGCAGAGTATCTGCTGCGCATTATATTTGATTATACAACAAAAATCGCCAATGAGCGCAGCCTGCAGCGCGTGCTGGTGCTCATGGCAGACATGGGCCGTCAAATGATACAAGCAGATCGTTGCACCGTCTGGGTTATCGACCAGAGCCGCAAGGAGCTGTTCACCACCGTAGCTCACGGTGTCACAGAATTGCGTATTCCGATTGACAGCGGTCTGGTCGGCTATTCGATCATGAGCGGCGAGCCGCTGCTGATCGAAGATGCGACCACAGACCCCCGGCATAATACCGACAGCGATCGGTTGACCGGTTATGTAACACGCTCCGTCATTACCGTACCATTCGTCAGCAGCAGTGGTGAAATAATCGGCGCTTACCAGGCGTTGAACAAGCTCGGCACAGATGGCCGCTTCAAGCCCCAGGATCTGGAATATCTTACATTGGCCGCTTCATACGCTGGCAAGTCGCTCGAATCCGTGATGCTGCAGGAAGAGATCGTATCCACTCAGCGCGAGCTCATCCTCGCTCTGGGAGAGATCGGAGAGAGCCGTTCCAAGGAAACGGGACATCACGTCAAGCGGGTCGCCGAGTACTCCTACGTCCTTGCATTGGCACTTGGCCTCAGCATAGAGGAAGCCGAGCATCTGAAGATGGCTTCACCGATGCATGACATTGGCAAAATCGCTATTCCTGATTCGATCCTGAACAAGCCCGGCAAGCTGACAGAGCAGGAATTTGAACTGATGAAAACTCATACCGTCATCGGCCATCATATGCTGGGCGGGTCCAATCGGGAGCTTCTGCGCTCTGCGGCGCTCATCGCCTATCAGCATCATGAGAAATGGGATGGCACCGGGTACCCGCTCGGCTTGCGGGAGAATGACATCCATCTGTATGGGCGGATTACAGCCGTCGCGGACGTGTTTGATGCCCTTGGAAGCGATCGCATCTACAAGAAGGCTTGGGAGCTGGAACGCATCATCGAGCTGATGCGTGAGGAGCGCGGACGACACTTTGATCCGCGCATCATCGATGTGTTCTTCTCTAAGCTGCCGACACTGCTGTCGATTCGCAGCAAATACCGAGATGAATTCCCCACTCCTCCATCCTAG
- a CDS encoding DUF92 domain-containing protein, with product MLSMLDDVWFRLLLGLAGGMLIAVSAYRKSSLSRSGAWSAALMGTGYVVLGGPVWFGTLLAFFISSTAWSKWKRHTRAKQSAEANYAKSGRRDAVQVWANGGLGLGLCAAHALWPDPVWLYAYVGVMAAVNADTWATEVGALSKKAPRSVLTGAIVSPGTSGGVTWLGTMAALSGALFIGCCAALLCLVGPISVFGAGLGEQTVLGAPRLAWLIGVAGLSGLAGAFADSLLGATVQAMYRCNVCSAETERRTHCGHSAAPLRGWTWMTNDAVNMLSSILAGAVAVMFMQL from the coding sequence ATGCTGTCTATGCTGGATGATGTGTGGTTCAGGCTGCTGCTCGGCCTGGCAGGAGGGATGTTGATTGCCGTATCGGCTTACCGCAAGTCCTCGCTGTCACGCTCAGGCGCCTGGTCGGCTGCACTGATGGGAACGGGATATGTGGTACTGGGCGGCCCCGTATGGTTCGGGACGCTGCTTGCTTTTTTTATCTCATCTACGGCGTGGTCCAAATGGAAGCGCCATACGCGCGCCAAGCAAAGCGCGGAGGCGAACTATGCCAAGAGCGGAAGAAGGGACGCTGTTCAAGTATGGGCCAACGGCGGGCTCGGACTGGGACTGTGCGCTGCCCATGCGCTGTGGCCTGACCCGGTATGGCTCTACGCCTATGTAGGCGTCATGGCGGCTGTCAATGCCGATACATGGGCCACGGAGGTGGGCGCGCTTAGCAAGAAGGCGCCGCGTTCGGTGCTTACAGGAGCCATCGTGTCCCCTGGGACGAGCGGCGGCGTCACCTGGCTCGGCACGATGGCCGCGCTGAGCGGTGCGCTCTTTATCGGCTGTTGTGCGGCGCTGCTATGTCTGGTAGGGCCAATCTCGGTATTCGGTGCCGGGCTGGGAGAGCAGACCGTGCTCGGTGCGCCCCGGTTGGCGTGGCTTATCGGCGTGGCTGGGCTGAGCGGCCTGGCGGGGGCCTTTGCAGATTCACTGCTCGGCGCAACAGTACAAGCGATGTATCGTTGTAACGTGTGCTCTGCGGAGACGGAACGACGGACGCATTGCGGACATTCGGCCGCTCCGCTGAGAGGGTGGACGTGGATGACAAATGATGCGGTCAATATGTTGTCGTCGATATTGGCTGGAGCGGTTGCTGTCATGTTCATGCAATTGTAA
- a CDS encoding TetR/AcrR family transcriptional regulator — MSSAHGDKLYLILDTAFKVFGTKGFYETRMSEIADEAGIAKGTLYHYFTSKEELFTAVTKRDHDNFLARLEHTASQPGSLEEQLTRIASTHLHYYYQVRQYTRLFFHVPNNDHKLMLHMRQFLKQYNELVASLLQACGVLQPQLHARSFLGVLEVFKMDILMTEGFGEEDLQQRIDFAVQLFRHGCTLQPHAGVE; from the coding sequence ATGAGCTCCGCACATGGCGATAAACTGTATCTGATTCTGGATACAGCGTTTAAAGTTTTTGGCACGAAGGGTTTTTATGAGACCAGGATGTCGGAGATTGCAGATGAGGCCGGCATAGCCAAAGGGACGTTATACCATTATTTCACAAGCAAGGAAGAGCTGTTCACCGCAGTCACCAAGCGCGATCATGATAATTTCTTGGCCAGGCTGGAGCACACTGCTAGCCAGCCAGGCTCGCTGGAGGAGCAGCTCACACGTATCGCCTCAACACATCTTCATTATTATTATCAAGTCCGGCAGTATACGAGGCTGTTCTTCCATGTGCCGAACAATGACCACAAGTTGATGCTGCATATGCGGCAGTTTCTGAAGCAATATAACGAGCTTGTAGCCTCGCTGCTGCAAGCCTGTGGTGTCTTGCAGCCACAGCTTCACGCGCGTTCCTTCCTGGGTGTGCTGGAGGTATTCAAGATGGATATTCTGATGACGGAAGGATTCGGGGAAGAAGACCTTCAGCAGCGGATTGACTTTGCTGTGCAACTGTTTCGCCACGGCTGCACGCTCCAGCCTCATGCCGGTGTTGAGTAA
- the pepF gene encoding oligoendopeptidase F yields the protein MSTLPKRSEVKPEHRWKLEDLVASQEAWDKEYEEAQRLIKEIGAYEGTLADPSKLKACFELEDELSLHVERLYVYANMRHHEDMADPEHQALSDKAKKLSVQSGEATSFITPEVLSLTEEQLSAFIEKPELASFRTTLIEMKRQKPHVLSKAEEMLLAQVGNVAQAPGNIFGMLNNADLKFPKVKNEQGEEIELTHGRYIQFLESKDREVRKAAFKAMYETYGKLKNTLAATLNANVTKNVFYARARKHPSVLENSLFADNISKEVYTNLIDTIHQHLPLMHRYMKLRKKLLKVDELHMYDLFSPLVEEFDMEIPYQQAVKTVKESLKPLGEDYLNVLQQGFDNGWIDIYENEGKRSGAYSWGAYGTHPYVLLNHNDNLNSMFTLTHEMGHALHSYYSDKEQPYRDAQYTIFLAEVASTLNEALLMHYLLERSTDPKEKMYLLTYYADQFRTTVFRQTMFAEFEKIIHERVEQGESLTPQQLSKIYYDLNVLYYGEDMAVDQDIEMEWARIPHFYTSFYVYKYATGFSAATSFAKQILDEGAPAVERYLGFLKSGSSDYSIEILKKAGVDMSTPAPVSQAMSVFESLIDQMEKM from the coding sequence ATGAGCACACTGCCGAAACGTTCAGAAGTGAAACCGGAGCACCGCTGGAAGCTGGAGGATCTTGTTGCCAGTCAGGAGGCGTGGGACAAGGAATATGAAGAGGCGCAGCGGCTGATCAAGGAGATTGGCGCCTACGAAGGCACACTGGCTGATCCATCCAAGCTCAAGGCCTGCTTCGAGCTGGAGGATGAGCTGTCGCTCCATGTCGAGCGGCTGTACGTCTATGCCAACATGCGCCATCATGAGGACATGGCCGACCCTGAGCATCAGGCGCTGTCCGACAAGGCCAAGAAGCTGAGCGTACAGTCTGGCGAAGCGACCTCCTTCATCACCCCGGAGGTGCTGAGCCTCACCGAGGAGCAATTATCCGCATTCATCGAGAAGCCGGAGCTGGCTTCATTCCGCACGACGTTAATCGAGATGAAGCGCCAGAAGCCGCATGTGCTCTCCAAGGCAGAGGAGATGCTGCTGGCTCAGGTCGGCAATGTCGCGCAGGCACCCGGTAATATTTTTGGCATGCTGAACAACGCTGATCTCAAGTTCCCTAAGGTGAAGAATGAGCAAGGCGAGGAAATCGAGCTGACTCATGGTCGCTACATCCAGTTTCTGGAGAGCAAAGACCGTGAGGTGCGCAAGGCAGCCTTCAAGGCGATGTATGAAACCTATGGCAAGCTGAAGAATACGCTCGCCGCTACCTTGAACGCGAATGTGACGAAGAATGTCTTCTATGCGCGCGCGCGCAAGCACCCGTCCGTACTGGAAAATTCGCTGTTCGCCGACAACATTTCCAAGGAAGTCTATACGAATCTGATTGATACGATTCATCAGCATCTGCCGCTGATGCACCGTTATATGAAGCTGCGCAAAAAGCTGCTCAAGGTCGACGAGCTTCATATGTACGATCTGTTCTCCCCGCTCGTCGAGGAGTTCGATATGGAGATTCCATACCAGCAAGCCGTCAAGACGGTCAAGGAGAGCCTCAAGCCGCTCGGTGAAGACTACCTGAACGTGCTGCAGCAAGGCTTCGACAACGGCTGGATCGATATATATGAGAACGAGGGCAAGCGCAGCGGTGCGTATAGCTGGGGTGCTTACGGCACGCATCCATATGTGCTGCTCAACCATAACGACAATCTGAACAGCATGTTCACCTTGACCCATGAGATGGGTCACGCGCTGCATTCCTATTATTCGGACAAAGAGCAGCCTTACCGCGATGCCCAGTACACGATCTTCCTGGCTGAGGTGGCCTCGACGCTGAACGAAGCGCTGCTGATGCATTATTTGCTAGAGCGGTCGACCGATCCGAAGGAGAAAATGTATCTGCTCACCTACTACGCCGACCAGTTCCGCACGACCGTCTTCCGCCAGACGATGTTTGCGGAGTTCGAGAAGATTATTCATGAGAGAGTCGAGCAGGGCGAGTCGCTGACACCGCAGCAGTTGAGCAAAATCTATTATGACCTGAATGTGCTCTACTACGGCGAGGACATGGCAGTCGATCAGGACATCGAGATGGAGTGGGCGCGCATCCCGCATTTCTACACGAGCTTCTATGTGTATAAATACGCCACCGGCTTCTCCGCAGCTACCAGCTTCGCCAAGCAGATTCTTGATGAAGGCGCGCCTGCCGTAGAGCGCTACCTCGGCTTCCTCAAGAGCGGCAGCAGCGACTATTCCATCGAGATTTTGAAGAAGGCAGGCGTCGACATGTCCACACCTGCGCCGGTAAGCCAGGCGATGAGCGTCTTCGAGAGCCTGATTGACCAGATGGAGAAAATGTAG
- a CDS encoding class I SAM-dependent methyltransferase, whose amino-acid sequence MRMIREYEQTGVAMTCRSLDEYVRMFDLKAEELRGKPILDVAAGASSFAAEARMLGALASAADPRYAMAPDELVVEAKAEIESSTAKLQRLQEQFDWSYYGTLDQHRAGRLAALERFRQDFADEGAGAYTAASLPHLPFEDEQFALVLCSHFLFLYGEQFDADFHREAVKELLRVCRKGGTVRIYPLLTLRFRKPPGLDELLEDIRGMGVEAELLPSSLPFIPSSVHYLRLTKR is encoded by the coding sequence ATGAGAATGATACGAGAATATGAACAAACTGGCGTTGCTATGACATGCCGAAGTCTGGATGAGTATGTCCGCATGTTTGATCTGAAGGCGGAGGAGCTGCGCGGCAAGCCGATATTGGATGTAGCGGCAGGGGCCTCGTCATTTGCAGCGGAGGCCCGCATGCTAGGTGCGCTGGCTTCGGCCGCCGATCCCCGCTATGCGATGGCTCCTGACGAGCTGGTGGTGGAGGCGAAAGCGGAGATCGAGAGCTCGACAGCGAAGCTCCAGCGGCTGCAGGAGCAATTCGATTGGAGCTATTACGGGACACTTGATCAGCATCGAGCCGGACGGCTGGCAGCCCTGGAGCGTTTCAGGCAGGATTTCGCTGATGAAGGGGCGGGAGCTTATACAGCGGCGAGCTTGCCTCATTTACCATTTGAAGATGAACAATTCGCGCTTGTGCTGTGCAGTCACTTTTTGTTTCTGTATGGAGAGCAGTTCGATGCTGATTTTCATCGTGAAGCGGTCAAGGAGCTGCTGCGGGTATGCCGCAAAGGCGGGACGGTGCGCATCTACCCGCTGCTGACCTTGCGCTTTCGCAAGCCGCCAGGGCTTGATGAGCTGCTGGAAGACATCAGAGGGATGGGCGTGGAGGCAGAGCTGCTGCCTTCCTCATTGCCCTTCATACCCAGCTCCGTTCACTATCTGCGCTTAACGAAGCGTTAG
- a CDS encoding cold shock domain-containing protein, with protein MKGTVKWFNAEKGYGFISVEDGDDVFVHFSAIQGEGFKTLEEGQAVEFDITDGNRGPQAANVYKL; from the coding sequence TTGAAAGGAACAGTTAAATGGTTTAACGCAGAAAAAGGCTATGGCTTCATTTCCGTTGAGGATGGCGACGACGTGTTCGTGCACTTCTCTGCAATCCAAGGCGAAGGCTTCAAAACTTTGGAAGAAGGTCAAGCTGTAGAATTCGACATCACCGACGGCAATCGTGGACCTCAGGCTGCTAACGTGTATAAATTATAA
- a CDS encoding MFS transporter has translation MSHVRPTTVPLPGQSPSAAKEAVRMRTFSFAIYTTMAVIVSYFPLYFHDKGYSEQQIGILYSIGPALAIFANLLAGMASDRFRTIRKIMVVLLAGQLVALTLLFTVEEYIFVCFIMAGFYLFQTPLNSLNDSMILLSVKHTGRSYPSVRIFGSLGFACAALLIGLFLKSSGAGMTIMIGMITITLSLSLAFTLRDYQQTGARRTVQYSGFLKLVSKPDVVVFFLLVLILSVAHRMNDGFLAVAMQQMGADESMVGMAWMVSAASEVPILFLLGKYGHRIKELPLLSFAGLAYALRFWLLSRTDEPQWAIAIQALHSISFGVFFSTALRYMTHLIPDEYRASGQALYAVVWSGFAGLLSGTAGGYILEKLGRSAFFETAMWLAITAAAGFLVKHLRSR, from the coding sequence ATGTCGCATGTCCGTCCTACCACCGTTCCCTTGCCAGGTCAATCACCTTCTGCAGCTAAGGAAGCGGTGAGAATGCGCACCTTCAGCTTTGCTATCTACACAACGATGGCGGTCATCGTCTCTTACTTTCCGCTCTATTTTCATGACAAAGGCTATTCTGAGCAGCAGATTGGCATCCTGTACTCCATCGGCCCTGCGCTGGCCATATTCGCCAACCTGCTGGCGGGGATGGCCAGCGACCGCTTTCGCACGATTCGCAAAATTATGGTGGTGCTGCTGGCAGGACAACTGGTTGCACTCACCTTGCTGTTCACTGTTGAGGAATATATTTTCGTCTGCTTTATTATGGCAGGCTTTTACTTATTTCAAACCCCGCTGAATTCACTAAATGACAGCATGATCCTGCTGTCCGTCAAGCATACGGGTCGCTCTTATCCATCTGTCCGCATCTTCGGCTCGCTCGGCTTTGCCTGTGCTGCGCTGCTGATTGGCTTGTTCCTCAAGTCGAGTGGCGCAGGCATGACGATAATGATCGGCATGATTACGATCACCCTGTCCCTGTCGCTCGCCTTCACCCTCCGGGACTACCAGCAGACCGGCGCGCGGCGCACGGTACAATACAGCGGCTTCCTCAAGCTGGTGAGCAAGCCGGATGTCGTGGTGTTCTTCCTGCTGGTGCTCATTCTCTCGGTCGCTCACCGGATGAATGATGGCTTCCTCGCCGTAGCGATGCAGCAGATGGGAGCAGATGAATCGATGGTGGGCATGGCCTGGATGGTGTCGGCAGCCAGCGAGGTGCCGATCCTGTTCCTGCTCGGCAAGTACGGTCACCGGATCAAGGAGCTGCCACTGCTTAGTTTTGCGGGACTGGCCTATGCGCTTCGCTTCTGGCTGCTATCCCGGACAGATGAGCCGCAGTGGGCGATTGCCATTCAAGCGCTGCACAGCATCTCATTCGGCGTGTTTTTCTCGACGGCCTTGCGCTACATGACCCACCTGATCCCCGATGAATACCGCGCCTCCGGTCAGGCGCTCTATGCGGTCGTCTGGTCAGGATTTGCCGGTCTGCTGAGCGGCACGGCTGGCGGCTACATTCTGGAGAAGCTGGGACGTTCAGCGTTTTTTGAAACTGCGATGTGGCTCGCAATCACTGCCGCTGCCGGCTTCCTGGTGAAGCATCTGCGCTCCAGGTAG
- a CDS encoding tetraprenyl-beta-curcumene synthase family protein — protein sequence MKSLNALAQGAPAGPLRLMYRVYKYVLPEVEAELHGWRRLAQAIPDGELRTQALASIESKKFHCQGGAVYATASLEYRHILIPLIVAFQTISDYLDNLCDRSTSLDPGDFRLLHQSMLDAVDPDAAPADYYALRQEREDGGYLLALVERCRSSIAMLPSYHQVRHQVMALVGLYVDLQVHKHIRKELREPKLLQWWEQSRSNYPDLQWNEFAAATGSTLGMFMLFLAAAQPGLRRQDADAIRQAYFPHVCGLHILLDYLIDQEEDREGGDLNFCNYYESQSTLVNRIGNIVQQARKDVLTLPGAAFHRMIIEGLLALYLSDPKVRLQEDVKRISRHLMRKSPLTRLFFWLNSVYIRAKQYRLSVG from the coding sequence ATGAAAAGTCTGAATGCGCTGGCTCAAGGAGCGCCTGCAGGGCCGCTGCGCTTAATGTATCGTGTGTATAAGTATGTGCTTCCAGAGGTGGAAGCAGAACTTCACGGCTGGCGACGACTAGCGCAGGCGATTCCAGATGGGGAGCTGCGCACTCAGGCGCTGGCCAGTATTGAATCCAAGAAGTTTCATTGCCAGGGAGGGGCGGTCTATGCTACGGCTAGCCTGGAGTATCGCCATATACTGATTCCGCTCATTGTAGCGTTCCAGACGATCAGCGATTACCTGGATAATCTCTGTGACCGCAGCACGTCGCTAGACCCTGGGGACTTCCGGCTGCTGCATCAGTCCATGCTCGATGCGGTAGACCCTGATGCAGCTCCGGCGGATTACTATGCATTGCGACAGGAGCGGGAGGACGGCGGCTATCTGCTGGCACTCGTTGAGCGATGCCGCAGCAGCATCGCGATGCTGCCATCCTATCATCAGGTTCGGCATCAGGTGATGGCGCTGGTCGGACTGTACGTCGATCTTCAGGTGCACAAGCATATCCGTAAGGAGCTGCGGGAGCCGAAGCTGCTCCAGTGGTGGGAGCAGAGCAGGAGCAATTACCCGGACTTGCAATGGAATGAATTTGCTGCTGCGACCGGCTCGACGCTTGGCATGTTTATGCTGTTTCTGGCGGCGGCGCAGCCGGGACTGAGAAGGCAGGATGCGGATGCGATCCGCCAGGCTTATTTTCCTCATGTGTGCGGGCTGCATATCTTATTGGACTATTTGATTGACCAGGAGGAGGATCGCGAAGGCGGGGATCTCAACTTCTGCAATTATTATGAGAGTCAGTCCACATTGGTCAATCGCATCGGCAATATTGTACAGCAAGCTCGCAAGGATGTGCTGACGCTGCCTGGCGCAGCATTTCACCGGATGATTATCGAGGGGCTGCTCGCGTTGTATTTATCTGATCCGAAGGTGAGGCTGCAGGAGGATGTGAAGCGCATCTCCAGACATCTGATGAGGAAAAGCCCGTTAACCCGGTTGTTTTTCTGGCTGAACAGTGTGTATATTCGCGCCAAGCAATACAGATTAAGTGTGGGATAA
- the pfkA gene encoding 6-phosphofructokinase yields the protein MSKVKSIAVLTSGGDSQGMNAAVRAVVRSALFHGLEVYGVQRGYQGLLNNDLRPMDLRSVGDIIQRGGTVLQTARCKEFVTPEGQERGAAILRERGIDGLVVLGGDGSYQGANKLSKLGIKTMALPGTIDNDIPFTDFTIGFDTAVSIVVDAINKLRDTMTSHERSSIVEVMGRHCGDIALYAGLASGAETIIVPEVPTDLDEIAKRMQENFQHGKRHSIIIVAEGAGSGEDVAREITARNGIEPRVTVLGHIQRGGTPTHNDRILASQLGDFAVRKLIEGDSGKACGIIRGEFVVTDIDKVVHTKKAFNMDLYELASRLSQ from the coding sequence ATGTCGAAGGTGAAATCTATTGCAGTATTGACCAGTGGCGGCGATTCGCAAGGAATGAACGCTGCGGTGCGTGCTGTTGTGCGCAGCGCTCTGTTCCACGGCCTGGAGGTATACGGTGTACAGCGCGGCTATCAAGGACTGCTGAACAATGATCTGAGGCCAATGGATCTGCGCAGCGTAGGCGACATTATCCAGCGTGGCGGCACTGTGCTCCAGACAGCTCGCTGCAAGGAATTTGTGACGCCTGAGGGACAGGAGCGCGGAGCAGCGATCTTGCGTGAGCGCGGAATTGACGGTCTCGTGGTCCTGGGCGGCGACGGCTCCTATCAGGGCGCCAATAAGCTGAGCAAGCTCGGCATCAAGACGATGGCGCTGCCAGGAACGATTGACAATGATATTCCATTCACTGACTTCACGATCGGCTTCGATACTGCGGTGAGCATCGTTGTGGATGCAATCAACAAGCTGCGCGATACGATGACCTCCCACGAACGTTCCTCGATTGTCGAGGTTATGGGTCGCCACTGCGGCGATATTGCATTGTATGCAGGACTGGCCAGCGGCGCGGAGACGATCATTGTGCCTGAGGTACCGACGGATCTGGATGAAATCGCCAAGCGGATGCAGGAAAATTTCCAGCATGGCAAACGCCATAGTATCATTATTGTCGCAGAGGGTGCTGGAAGCGGCGAGGATGTGGCTCGCGAGATTACAGCTCGCAACGGTATCGAGCCTCGTGTGACGGTGCTTGGTCATATTCAGCGCGGCGGCACGCCAACGCATAACGACCGGATTTTGGCAAGCCAACTGGGCGATTTTGCGGTGCGGAAGCTGATCGAAGGGGATTCTGGCAAAGCATGCGGCATCATTCGCGGTGAATTCGTCGTGACAGATATTGATAAAGTGGTTCATACGAAGAAGGCGTTCAATATGGATCTCTATGAGCTGGCTTCTCGCCTCTCGCAGTAA
- a CDS encoding YitT family protein encodes MHWLRHAGTLMTMLLGSFLVAFGFNMLLIPYGLLSGGVSGISMMIGYATGGNIGLLYFALNFPILVWGLVALGKRFILWSIVSVISATLWLQLIPVRQIANDPLLGALFGGVIVGFGSGLALRKGGSSGGFDIIASIVTRKRDLPVGMIIFILNGLVIMALGLIIQDWDAAMYSMISIFAAGKVVDIIHIRYVKVTAFIITKETAALKSKLLERPRGVTVIRTKGAYSDDDKDMLMTVTTRYELAELRKTVLSLDPHAFVNIVETAGVIGQFRQPVG; translated from the coding sequence ATGCACTGGCTTCGCCACGCCGGGACGCTGATGACGATGCTGCTCGGTTCGTTTTTGGTCGCCTTCGGCTTCAATATGCTGCTGATCCCCTACGGACTGTTGAGCGGAGGCGTATCCGGCATCTCCATGATGATCGGGTATGCGACAGGAGGCAACATCGGCTTGCTTTATTTTGCCCTCAACTTCCCCATTCTTGTCTGGGGACTGGTGGCGCTCGGCAAGCGGTTCATCCTGTGGAGCATCGTGTCCGTCATCTCCGCCACCCTATGGCTGCAACTGATCCCTGTAAGGCAGATCGCCAACGATCCGCTGCTTGGGGCGCTCTTCGGCGGAGTCATCGTCGGCTTCGGGAGCGGACTCGCATTGCGTAAGGGCGGCTCCTCTGGCGGGTTCGATATTATCGCATCTATCGTGACACGCAAGCGCGATCTGCCTGTCGGCATGATCATTTTTATCTTGAACGGCTTGGTCATTATGGCGCTCGGCCTGATCATTCAAGACTGGGATGCTGCCATGTATTCCATGATTTCGATTTTCGCTGCGGGCAAGGTTGTCGACATTATACATATTCGCTATGTAAAGGTAACGGCATTTATCATCACCAAGGAAACCGCTGCTCTCAAATCCAAGCTGCTGGAGCGGCCGCGCGGCGTCACCGTCATTCGCACCAAAGGCGCATATTCCGATGACGATAAGGATATGCTGATGACGGTAACGACAAGGTACGAGCTTGCGGAGCTGCGCAAGACGGTGCTGTCGCTCGATCCCCATGCCTTCGTCAATATCGTCGAGACAGCGGGCGTCATCGGCCAATTCCGGCAGCCAGTCGGCTAA